A genomic region of Rhodospirillales bacterium contains the following coding sequences:
- a CDS encoding TrkH family potassium uptake protein: protein MLLPALADWVVERPDWRAFAFSAGVTAFAGGALMFACRTPSFSLDRRQGFLLTTLSWVLLCAFAALPLTLSEYRLPWADAYFEAMSGLTTTGSTVLIHLDSAPPGVLLWRALLQFMGGVGIVVVAITVLPFLRVGGMQLFRTERSDTSDKIMPQIKQVATGIFIVYMVLNFACALAYWAAGMPGFEAVLHAMTTIATGGFSTSDDSIGHFQIPAVEWVGVTFMFLGGVPFILYLRTAIGHRGALYRDPQVRMFVLLIVVASLAVATWLMVMRAMPADDAIRRATFTVIATMTGTGYTVTDYMQWGAFPIMAFFLLMFVGGCTGSTAGGIKIFRFQVLAIAIRSHGWRLIAPLSVRPAFYGERKLGNEIFASVLLFMGAYVGTVAVAALALAGFGLDLVTALSGAATAVSNVGPGLGNIIGPAGTFTTLPPGAKWVLSFAMLLGRLELFTVLVLFSRAFWRT from the coding sequence ATGCTGCTGCCCGCGCTCGCCGATTGGGTGGTGGAGCGACCCGACTGGCGGGCGTTCGCGTTTTCCGCCGGCGTGACCGCGTTCGCTGGGGGCGCGCTGATGTTCGCGTGCCGGACGCCGTCCTTCAGCCTCGATCGGCGTCAGGGCTTCCTTCTCACCACGTTGAGCTGGGTGCTGCTGTGCGCCTTCGCCGCGTTGCCGCTCACCCTTTCGGAATATCGACTGCCGTGGGCCGACGCCTACTTCGAGGCGATGTCGGGGCTCACCACCACCGGCTCGACCGTCCTGATCCACCTCGATTCGGCGCCCCCGGGGGTTCTGCTGTGGCGGGCGTTGCTTCAATTCATGGGCGGGGTCGGCATCGTGGTGGTGGCGATCACGGTGCTGCCGTTCCTCAGGGTCGGCGGCATGCAACTGTTCCGGACGGAACGATCGGACACCTCGGACAAGATCATGCCCCAGATCAAGCAGGTGGCGACCGGCATTTTCATCGTCTACATGGTTTTGAATTTCGCCTGCGCGTTGGCCTATTGGGCCGCCGGCATGCCCGGATTCGAAGCCGTGCTGCACGCCATGACCACCATCGCGACCGGAGGATTTTCCACGTCCGACGATTCGATCGGGCATTTTCAGATCCCGGCGGTCGAATGGGTCGGCGTGACGTTCATGTTCCTGGGCGGCGTGCCGTTTATCCTCTATTTGCGTACTGCTATCGGCCATCGCGGTGCGCTGTATCGCGACCCGCAGGTGCGGATGTTCGTGTTGCTGATCGTCGTCGCCAGCCTCGCGGTCGCGACTTGGCTCATGGTCATGCGCGCCATGCCCGCGGATGACGCCATCCGTCGTGCCACGTTTACTGTGATCGCGACCATGACCGGAACGGGCTATACGGTAACCGATTACATGCAATGGGGCGCGTTTCCGATCATGGCGTTTTTCCTGCTCATGTTCGTCGGCGGCTGTACCGGCTCGACCGCCGGCGGAATCAAGATTTTCCGCTTCCAGGTGCTGGCGATCGCCATCCGCAGCCACGGCTGGCGGCTGATCGCGCCGCTCAGCGTCCGCCCCGCGTTCTACGGCGAACGCAAACTCGGCAACGAGATCTTCGCCTCGGTGCTGCTGTTCATGGGCGCTTATGTCGGTACCGTGGCGGTCGCGGCGCTGGCGTTGGCCGGATTTGGCCTGGATTTGGTGACCGCGCTCTCGGGCGCGGCGACGGCGGTTAGCAACGTCGGTCCGGGCCTCGGGAATATCATCGGCCCCGCCGGAACCTTCACCACCCTTCCGCCCGGGGCGAAATGGGTGTTGTCATTCGCGATGCTGCTCGGCCGGCTCGAGCTGTTCACGGTTCTGGTGCTGTTCAGCCGGGCTTTCTGGCGAACCTAG
- a CDS encoding DUF423 domain-containing protein, with the protein MRQTWKACVAFAAANGLIAVAAGAYAAHWLDTEDPVLANAFTTGVDYQMWHALALLGVAWLAERAENGNGNPWLARLAGLAFVLGSALFSGTLYVFGLTGAVWMSGAAPAGGALLMAGWILLALSPIGGRARSRR; encoded by the coding sequence ATGCGGCAAACCTGGAAAGCGTGTGTCGCGTTTGCCGCCGCGAACGGCCTGATCGCCGTCGCGGCCGGCGCTTACGCCGCCCATTGGCTCGACACCGAGGATCCGGTCCTGGCCAACGCCTTCACCACCGGGGTCGATTACCAGATGTGGCACGCGCTCGCGCTGCTCGGCGTCGCGTGGCTCGCCGAGCGCGCCGAGAACGGCAATGGCAATCCTTGGCTGGCGCGCCTGGCCGGGTTGGCCTTCGTTCTCGGCAGCGCGCTTTTTTCGGGCACGCTCTATGTCTTCGGTCTGACCGGCGCGGTGTGGATGAGCGGCGCGGCGCCGGCGGGCGGGGCTTTACTGATGGCGGGATGGATACTGCTGGCCTTGAGCCCGATTGGCGGTCGCGCGCGGTCCCGCCGATAG
- a CDS encoding glutamate synthase subunit beta codes for MGKPTGFLEIERHDRSYAPVEDRLRHYREFVLPLAEDDLKRQGARCMDCGVPYCHEGCPVNNIIPDWNDLVYRGDWRQAIQVLHSTNNFPEFTGRICPAPCEASCTLNIGDDPVTIKTIECQIVDRAWAEGWIEPDIPRHRSFKRIAVVGSGPSGLACAQQLARAGHDVAVFEKNARVGGLLRYGIPDFKLEKHLIDRRMAQMQAEGVEFHPNVHVGATLSVRELEKDYDAVVLAIGSEAPRDLPVPGRDLDGVHFAMEFLGQQNRRVSGEFIADNRPISASGKRVVVIGGGDTGSDCIGTSNRQGAKSILQIEIMPKPPAKENKALTWPDWPLKLRTSSSHEEGSDRDWSVVTKRVEGKNGVVTGLVCARTEWVKDANGRTVPREIPGSEFTVPADLVLLAMGFVHPVHDGLVKDMKLALDERGNVRADTADYRTSRSKVFACGDARRGQSLVVWAIREGRQCARAVDEFLMGASELPR; via the coding sequence ATGGGCAAGCCGACCGGATTCCTGGAAATCGAGCGGCACGACCGGTCATACGCGCCGGTCGAGGACCGCCTCAGGCATTACCGCGAGTTCGTCCTGCCGCTCGCCGAGGACGACCTCAAGCGCCAGGGCGCGCGCTGCATGGATTGCGGCGTGCCCTATTGCCACGAGGGCTGCCCGGTCAACAACATCATCCCGGATTGGAACGACCTGGTCTATCGCGGCGACTGGCGCCAGGCGATCCAGGTGCTGCATTCGACCAACAACTTTCCCGAATTCACCGGCCGCATCTGCCCGGCGCCATGCGAGGCGTCCTGCACCCTCAACATCGGCGACGATCCGGTCACCATCAAGACGATCGAATGCCAGATCGTCGATCGCGCCTGGGCCGAAGGCTGGATCGAGCCCGACATTCCCCGCCACCGTTCCTTCAAGCGGATCGCGGTTGTCGGCTCCGGCCCGTCCGGCCTGGCGTGCGCCCAGCAACTGGCGCGCGCCGGGCACGACGTCGCGGTGTTCGAGAAAAACGCGCGCGTCGGCGGCCTGCTCCGCTACGGCATTCCCGATTTCAAGCTGGAAAAGCACCTGATCGACCGGCGCATGGCCCAGATGCAGGCCGAAGGGGTGGAATTCCATCCCAACGTGCATGTCGGCGCGACCCTTTCGGTGCGCGAACTGGAAAAGGACTACGACGCGGTGGTGCTGGCGATCGGTTCGGAAGCGCCGCGTGATCTTCCGGTGCCGGGGCGCGACCTCGACGGCGTCCATTTCGCCATGGAATTCCTCGGCCAGCAGAACCGCCGCGTCAGCGGCGAGTTCATCGCCGACAACCGCCCGATTTCGGCTTCCGGCAAGCGGGTGGTGGTGATCGGCGGCGGCGACACCGGTTCGGACTGCATCGGCACCTCGAACCGCCAGGGCGCGAAGTCGATTCTGCAGATCGAAATCATGCCCAAGCCGCCGGCGAAGGAGAACAAGGCACTGACTTGGCCCGACTGGCCGCTCAAATTGCGTACATCCAGCTCGCACGAGGAAGGCAGCGACCGCGACTGGTCGGTGGTGACCAAGCGGGTCGAGGGCAAGAACGGCGTCGTGACCGGCCTCGTCTGTGCGCGGACGGAATGGGTCAAGGACGCCAATGGCCGCACGGTTCCGCGCGAAATTCCGGGGAGCGAATTCACCGTTCCGGCGGATTTGGTTTTGCTGGCGATGGGCTTCGTCCATCCCGTCCACGACGGGCTGGTGAAGGACATGAAGCTGGCGTTGGACGAGCGCGGCAACGTTCGCGCCGATACCGCCGATTATCGCACGTCGCGGAGCAAGGTGTTCGCCTGCGGCGATGCCCGCCGCGGCCAGTCGCTGGTGGTGTGGGCGATCCGCGAAGGCCGCCAGTGCGCGCGAGCGGTCGACGAATTCCTGATGGGCGCGTCGGAACTGCCGCGCTGA